A window of Pseudomonadales bacterium contains these coding sequences:
- the rnt gene encoding ribonuclease T: MNDSSTSAERSAGFWPIGNRFRGFLPVVVDVETGGFNARTDALLEIAATLLRMDEEGYLHCEQTHFYRVAPFAGSNMEPAALAFNKIDPYHPFRLAKSEDEVLTDLFQHVRKAIKANHCTKAILVGHNASFDHGFLNAAVARCRIKRNPFHPFSSFDTATLAGLAFGQTVLARACRCANLEFDNDQAHSARYDTFKTAELFCFIVNEWKRLGAKPPNSEGEVDGEAVDDEVDD, translated from the coding sequence ATGAACGATTCGTCGACGTCGGCGGAGCGAAGCGCTGGATTCTGGCCGATTGGCAACCGTTTTCGTGGCTTTCTGCCGGTGGTGGTGGACGTCGAGACTGGTGGATTCAATGCCCGCACCGATGCGCTGCTCGAAATTGCCGCGACCCTGCTCAGAATGGATGAAGAGGGCTATCTTCATTGCGAGCAGACGCATTTCTATCGCGTTGCCCCCTTTGCCGGCAGCAACATGGAACCTGCGGCTCTGGCCTTCAACAAGATCGATCCCTACCACCCGTTTCGTTTGGCAAAATCTGAAGACGAGGTGCTGACCGACCTGTTTCAGCATGTGCGAAAAGCGATCAAGGCCAACCACTGCACCAAGGCCATCCTGGTTGGACACAATGCCAGCTTTGATCATGGATTTCTCAATGCGGCGGTGGCGCGTTGTCGGATCAAGCGCAACCCGTTTCATCCATTTTCGAGTTTCGATACGGCGACCCTGGCGGGTCTGGCCTTTGGCCAGACCGTACTGGCACGCGCCTGCCGCTGCGCCAACCTCGAATTTGACAATGACCAGGCTCACTCAGCGCGTTACGACACCTTCAAGACTGCCGAACTCTTCTGTTTCATCGTCAACGAGTGGAAGCGTCTTGGCGCAAAGCCACCGAACAGTGAGGGCGAAGTCGACGGTGAAGCGGTGGATGACGAGGTCGACGACTGA
- a CDS encoding helix-hairpin-helix domain-containing protein, producing MNSRVIKLRFLQFLLAFMLALGGGLASSLAWSEVAKIDINSADEATLSTLDGVGPAKAKAIIEYRNKNGKFKSIEEFEKVPGIGPATLKQNAARLTVK from the coding sequence ATGAACAGTCGAGTGATAAAACTGCGTTTCTTGCAATTCCTTCTGGCTTTCATGTTGGCGTTGGGAGGTGGTCTGGCATCGTCGTTGGCGTGGTCGGAAGTGGCGAAGATCGACATCAACAGTGCCGATGAGGCCACCCTGTCAACGCTCGATGGCGTCGGGCCTGCCAAGGCCAAGGCGATCATTGAGTACCGCAACAAGAACGGCAAGTTCAAGTCGATCGAGGAGTTCGAGAAGGTGCCGGGCATTGGGCCTGCCACGCTGAAGCAGAACGCCGCCCGGTTGACCGTGAAGTGA
- a CDS encoding AAA family ATPase — protein MTQHDAGHERAGSALAGLRATDDAALEQALAAPSIPFFPGAGREQLLTQLEHWSRYGNGILIVEGSEQSGKTTLAGELQQRFGNEMTLLSICASGQTQSIDLLIEIADALGIESGLEPDEADLLEKIQQIAQEAQADASAVAIVIDDAHELDEASYHLLFRLAFNPEDNQPLISVILLSLPGIDLWRNVPEGMAWPTLAVLRPLDFEEALEFWRHCRQQSGGSADAIEDSRTARRLWADAEGLPGNLLRRFPDQKESVAAAVPSRAALFSLPNWHLLAIVAVGLLLAAVLWFGNRESAPPEQQSLSIALPTEPAAPVVPLPAAPPSSEAQPAPTTLPPSMPPVSTPIASEQPAVVPAPVPAPLPKPKVIPAPVEPPKAVEKPKPAPVKEPAKASKPATPPKQAVAAVPAPKATLATPEVAQQHQKLLALAPERFTLQLLGASDLSKVRNYIDRELGCKDCYYYETRRDGKPWFTVVKGVYADRAAAVAARDKLPAKVRAQQPWPRSVRDIQKELRQQR, from the coding sequence ATGACACAACATGATGCAGGTCACGAAAGAGCGGGCTCGGCCCTGGCTGGGCTGCGTGCCACTGATGATGCTGCGCTGGAGCAGGCGCTTGCTGCACCGTCGATACCGTTCTTTCCGGGCGCCGGTCGGGAACAACTGCTGACCCAACTGGAGCACTGGAGCCGTTATGGCAATGGCATCCTGATCGTCGAGGGCAGCGAGCAGAGTGGAAAAACCACGCTGGCTGGAGAGTTGCAGCAGCGGTTCGGCAATGAGATGACCCTGTTGTCGATCTGTGCCAGCGGGCAGACGCAATCAATCGACCTGCTGATCGAAATTGCCGATGCGCTGGGTATCGAGTCGGGACTGGAACCGGATGAGGCTGACCTGCTGGAGAAGATTCAGCAAATCGCGCAAGAAGCCCAAGCGGATGCCAGTGCCGTGGCGATCGTGATCGATGATGCCCATGAACTCGATGAGGCCAGCTACCATCTGCTGTTCAGGTTGGCGTTCAACCCTGAAGACAACCAGCCGCTGATTTCGGTGATCCTGCTGTCGCTGCCGGGCATCGATCTGTGGCGCAACGTGCCCGAAGGCATGGCCTGGCCGACACTGGCAGTGCTGCGACCCCTCGATTTCGAAGAGGCGCTCGAGTTCTGGCGGCACTGTCGGCAACAGAGTGGTGGATCGGCTGACGCCATCGAGGATTCACGGACGGCACGGCGGCTGTGGGCTGACGCCGAAGGGTTGCCGGGCAACCTGCTGCGGCGTTTTCCCGACCAGAAGGAAAGTGTTGCTGCGGCCGTGCCAAGCCGTGCGGCGCTCTTTTCGCTGCCGAACTGGCATCTGCTGGCCATCGTGGCAGTGGGTCTGCTGCTGGCGGCGGTACTCTGGTTTGGCAACCGTGAGTCCGCGCCTCCTGAGCAGCAATCGCTCAGCATCGCCCTGCCCACGGAGCCTGCCGCGCCGGTCGTGCCGCTCCCTGCGGCGCCACCGTCATCAGAGGCTCAGCCCGCGCCAACAACGCTGCCGCCTTCAATGCCGCCAGTGTCAACGCCAATTGCCAGCGAACAGCCTGCCGTGGTACCGGCGCCGGTACCCGCTCCACTGCCCAAGCCGAAGGTGATTCCAGCGCCAGTTGAGCCGCCCAAGGCGGTTGAAAAACCCAAACCTGCGCCAGTCAAGGAGCCTGCCAAGGCGAGCAAACCGGCCACTCCGCCGAAGCAGGCGGTGGCCGCTGTGCCCGCACCCAAGGCGACGCTGGCGACACCGGAAGTGGCGCAGCAGCATCAAAAACTGCTCGCACTGGCGCCAGAACGGTTCACCCTGCAACTGCTCGGCGCTTCGGATCTGAGCAAGGTGCGCAACTACATCGATCGCGAACTCGGTTGCAAGGATTGCTACTACTATGAAACCCGGCGCGATGGCAAGCCTTGGTTCACCGTGGTCAAGGGGGTCTACGCCGATCGGGCGGCCGCCGTGGCGGCGCGTGACAAGTTGCCGGCCAAGGTCAGGGCGCAGCAGCCATGGCCGCGCAGTGTGCGCGACATCCAGAAGGAGCTGCGTCAGCAGCGATGA
- the aroB gene encoding 3-dehydroquinate synthase → MLQLTVDLGARSYPIHIGAALLARPELFATAIRGEKVLIITNDRIAPLYLQSLLATLANHRAEVCILPDGEQYKTVESAMQIWDRLIAGHHDRGTTLLALGGGVIGDLTGFAAACYQRGVDFVQVPTTLLAQVDSSVGGKTGVNHPQGKNMIGAFHQPRAVIIDTNTLNTLAPREFSAGLAEVIKYGLLGDADFFGWLEANMEQLMARDPDTVARAIEHSCRAKALIVMADETEQGQRALLNLGHTFGHAIESVTHYRRWLHGEAVAMGLVMAADLSRRLGMLDEVEVGRIKRLLQRAGLPSHPTPDMQSEALLAAMQIDKKVQGGKLRVVVMRGIGSAELLTNPAVGLLRETISAAIAGSI, encoded by the coding sequence ATGCTGCAACTCACTGTCGACCTTGGCGCGCGTTCCTATCCCATCCACATCGGCGCGGCCCTGCTGGCGCGGCCTGAGCTCTTTGCGACGGCGATTCGCGGCGAAAAGGTGCTGATCATCACCAACGATCGCATTGCGCCGCTCTATCTCCAGTCCCTTTTGGCCACGCTGGCAAACCATCGGGCCGAGGTGTGCATCCTGCCGGATGGTGAGCAGTACAAAACCGTCGAGAGTGCGATGCAGATCTGGGATCGACTGATTGCGGGGCACCATGATCGGGGCACCACCCTGCTGGCGCTCGGCGGAGGAGTGATCGGCGATCTGACCGGATTCGCTGCCGCCTGCTATCAGCGCGGTGTCGATTTTGTGCAGGTGCCGACCACACTGCTGGCGCAGGTGGACTCCTCGGTGGGTGGCAAGACCGGCGTCAACCACCCGCAAGGCAAGAACATGATCGGCGCCTTCCATCAGCCCCGCGCCGTCATCATCGACACCAATACCCTGAACACGCTCGCGCCGCGCGAATTCTCGGCAGGGCTGGCCGAAGTGATCAAGTATGGACTGCTCGGCGATGCCGATTTCTTCGGCTGGCTCGAAGCCAATATGGAGCAGTTGATGGCGCGCGATCCGGATACCGTTGCCAGGGCAATCGAGCACTCCTGTCGGGCCAAGGCGCTGATCGTGATGGCCGATGAGACCGAACAGGGGCAGCGGGCGCTGCTCAATCTGGGACATACCTTTGGCCACGCCATTGAATCAGTGACACATTATCGGCGCTGGCTGCATGGCGAGGCGGTGGCGATGGGGCTGGTGATGGCGGCCGATCTCTCGCGGCGGCTGGGCATGTTGGACGAGGTCGAGGTCGGGCGGATCAAGCGGCTGCTGCAGCGTGCTGGCCTGCCATCTCATCCGACACCGGACATGCAGAGCGAGGCGCTGCTGGCAGCCATGCAGATCGACAAGAAAGTACAGGGTGGAAAACTGCGGGTGGTGGTGATGCGTGGCATCGGTTCAGCCGAACTGCTGACCAATCCGGCAGTCGGACTGCTGCGCGAGACAATTTCCGCTGCCATCGCTGGAAGCATATAA
- the aroK gene encoding shikimate kinase AroK, with product MGAGKSTIGRLLAERLGLPFKDSDHEIEARSGADIPWIFDVEGEAGFRRRETAVLADLTCEQGIVLATGGGAILKEENRTLLKQGGTVVYLAASVEQQYARTRRDRQRPLLREADPHARLAQLFAEREPLYLSIADCVVTTDRRTPRLVVQEILRHLGRDDPTTAS from the coding sequence ATGGGGGCGGGCAAGAGCACCATCGGCCGGCTGCTGGCGGAACGTCTCGGTCTGCCGTTCAAGGATTCGGACCATGAAATCGAAGCGCGCAGTGGTGCTGACATTCCCTGGATTTTCGATGTCGAAGGCGAAGCGGGCTTTCGTCGACGTGAAACTGCCGTACTGGCCGACCTGACCTGCGAGCAGGGCATCGTGCTGGCGACCGGCGGTGGCGCGATCCTGAAGGAAGAGAATCGCACGCTGCTGAAACAGGGTGGCACGGTGGTCTACCTGGCTGCCTCGGTCGAGCAGCAATATGCACGCACCCGCCGTGACCGCCAGCGGCCGCTGCTGCGCGAGGCCGATCCCCATGCCAGGCTGGCCCAGCTCTTTGCCGAGCGTGAGCCGCTCTATCTGTCGATCGCCGACTGTGTGGTGACCACCGACCGGCGCACGCCGCGGCTGGTGGTACAGGAGATTCTGCGACATCTGGGTCGGGACGATCCCACGACAGCCTCCTGA
- a CDS encoding type IV pilus secretin PilQ, with product MRATKKALQDGRWIASRFVALWGLLFALGVQGAALQGVEFASLPNDRFEIRLDFDGAPPQPQSYSIEQPARIAIDLVGVKSALGKKSYSLDHRNARSVTVVESKDRTRMIINLVDLAPYSTQVDGNTLRVVLGEKQAAAVTAATPAPVAAPVAAAPTAVPVAAAPPPAAVAVTRPAVLPARGSQVEKVDFRRGESGEGKLVVTLSNSGANVDVREEGGKIRVEFSDTRLLPALRRRFDVTDFATPITSIDATEESGKAVMTVTPTGHYDYLAYQADTEFTLSVKPLTAQEQADEQKKKFAYTGEKLSLNFQDIEVRAVLQLIADFTNLNLVASDTVTGRITLRLKNVPWDQALDLVLKTKGLDKRLVGNVLTVAPAAEIAAREKLELETNKQVNELAPLHTDFIEVRYAKAADLLAMLTGKNSILSTRGTASIDKRTNLLIVQDTDQVLAEVRSLLKRLDVPVRQVLIEARIVKARANVSKDLGIQWGGRYGDNDGNNMVIGGSGVRAGVPGPVTGGDVVNLGVTKTGTTTLNLGFVNNSNILNLSLTAIEENGDSQTLAQPKVLTADKQMAKIEQGTEIPYQEATSSGATSTSFKPAVLALEVTPQITPDNRIIMDLQVNQDVPGAVTNGIPSIDTTRIKTQVLVDNGQTVVLGGIYTQDDTFTETKTPLLGDVPYVGSLFKRTSKGKIKSELLIFITPRLDGEGKSSLQ from the coding sequence ATGCGGGCAACAAAAAAAGCATTGCAAGATGGCCGCTGGATCGCGTCGCGGTTCGTTGCGCTGTGGGGGCTGCTGTTTGCATTGGGCGTCCAGGGGGCGGCACTGCAGGGGGTCGAGTTTGCATCCCTGCCGAATGACCGTTTCGAGATCAGGCTCGATTTCGACGGCGCTCCGCCCCAGCCTCAAAGCTACAGCATCGAACAGCCGGCACGCATCGCCATCGACCTGGTCGGGGTGAAGAGTGCGCTGGGCAAAAAGAGCTATTCGCTCGACCACCGCAATGCCCGCAGCGTCACCGTGGTGGAGAGCAAGGACCGCACCCGCATGATCATCAATCTGGTCGATCTTGCGCCCTACAGCACGCAGGTCGATGGCAATACATTGCGGGTGGTCCTGGGTGAAAAGCAGGCTGCTGCCGTGACGGCCGCTACGCCTGCGCCGGTGGCTGCCCCAGTGGCAGCAGCGCCGACTGCGGTACCCGTGGCGGCTGCACCCCCGCCTGCCGCAGTCGCGGTGACTCGACCTGCGGTGTTGCCAGCACGTGGCAGCCAGGTCGAAAAGGTCGATTTTCGGCGTGGCGAGAGCGGTGAGGGCAAGCTGGTGGTGACGCTGTCGAACAGCGGTGCCAACGTCGATGTTCGCGAAGAGGGTGGCAAGATCCGCGTCGAGTTCAGCGACACCAGACTGCTGCCAGCCTTGCGGCGGCGGTTCGATGTCACCGACTTTGCCACGCCGATCACCAGCATCGATGCCACCGAGGAGTCGGGCAAGGCGGTGATGACGGTGACGCCGACGGGTCACTATGACTACCTCGCCTACCAGGCCGACACCGAGTTCACCCTCAGCGTCAAGCCGCTCACGGCCCAGGAGCAGGCCGATGAGCAGAAGAAGAAGTTCGCCTACACCGGCGAAAAGCTGTCGCTGAACTTCCAGGACATCGAAGTGCGGGCGGTATTGCAGTTGATCGCCGATTTCACCAACCTGAATCTGGTGGCGAGCGATACGGTGACCGGTCGCATCACGCTGCGACTGAAGAATGTCCCCTGGGATCAGGCGCTCGATCTGGTGCTCAAGACCAAGGGGCTCGACAAGCGGCTGGTCGGCAACGTGCTGACGGTTGCGCCGGCGGCCGAGATCGCCGCGCGTGAGAAGCTTGAACTGGAGACCAACAAGCAGGTCAATGAGCTGGCGCCGCTGCACACCGACTTCATCGAGGTGCGCTACGCCAAGGCGGCCGACCTGCTGGCGATGCTGACCGGCAAGAACAGCATCCTGTCGACGCGCGGCACCGCCAGCATCGACAAGCGCACCAACCTGCTGATCGTGCAGGACACCGATCAGGTGCTGGCCGAGGTGCGCAGCCTGCTGAAGCGCCTCGATGTGCCGGTGCGGCAGGTGCTGATCGAAGCGCGCATCGTCAAGGCCAGGGCCAATGTCAGCAAGGATCTCGGCATCCAGTGGGGGGGGCGCTATGGCGATAATGACGGCAACAACATGGTGATTGGCGGGTCTGGCGTGAGGGCCGGTGTCCCTGGACCGGTGACCGGTGGCGATGTCGTCAACCTCGGCGTCACCAAAACCGGAACCACCACGCTCAACCTCGGCTTTGTCAACAACTCCAACATCCTCAACCTGAGCCTGACCGCGATTGAAGAGAATGGCGACAGCCAGACCCTGGCCCAGCCGAAGGTGCTGACCGCCGACAAGCAGATGGCCAAGATCGAGCAGGGCACCGAGATCCCCTATCAGGAGGCCACCTCCAGTGGCGCCACCTCCACCTCGTTCAAGCCGGCCGTGCTGGCGCTGGAGGTGACGCCGCAGATCACGCCGGACAACCGCATCATCATGGACCTGCAGGTCAATCAGGATGTTCCGGGAGCCGTGACCAATGGCATTCCGAGCATCGACACCACCCGCATCAAGACCCAGGTACTGGTCGACAATGGCCAGACGGTGGTGCTGGGCGGCATCTACACGCAGGACGACACTTTCACGGAAACCAAGACTCCGCTGTTGGGGGATGTGCCCTATGTCGGCAGCCTGTTCAAACGGACCTCCAAGGGCAAGATCAAATCGGAGCTGCTGATCTTCATCACCCCGCGGCTGGATGGCGAGGGCAAAAGCAGCCTCCAGTGA
- a CDS encoding pilus assembly protein PilP, translating into MIRASTRWGLVLLCLLLQGCGQEDPFADLKAYVEEVRAKPKGTIEPLPKFKPYESFAYSAAGMRSPFDRPIEIQAIQRRMEGEKVAPDTNRAKEFLEGFNIDALVMVGTIAKTDQIWALLSDGSGGIHRVTQGNHLGRNHGRVVAVHENKIDVVEIVPDGQGGWVERPRTLDMKE; encoded by the coding sequence ATGATTCGGGCATCGACGAGATGGGGATTGGTATTGCTGTGCCTCCTGTTGCAGGGCTGTGGTCAGGAAGATCCGTTTGCCGATCTGAAGGCCTATGTGGAAGAGGTCAGGGCCAAGCCCAAGGGGACGATCGAACCACTGCCGAAATTCAAGCCTTATGAATCCTTTGCCTACTCGGCGGCGGGAATGCGCAGCCCCTTTGATCGACCGATCGAAATCCAGGCCATCCAGCGCCGGATGGAGGGAGAGAAGGTGGCGCCAGACACCAATCGAGCCAAGGAATTCCTTGAAGGCTTCAACATCGATGCCTTGGTGATGGTGGGCACCATTGCCAAAACCGACCAGATCTGGGCGCTGTTGAGTGATGGCAGTGGCGGCATACACCGGGTGACCCAGGGCAACCATCTGGGGCGCAATCATGGTCGTGTGGTGGCGGTTCACGAGAACAAGATTGATGTGGTCGAGATCGTTCCGGATGGACAGGGTGGCTGGGTGGAGCGTCCACGCACCCTGGACATGAAGGAATAG
- a CDS encoding type 4a pilus biogenesis protein PilO, translating to MPIKVLLALLLFAALLGSGYWFYLKEMELELETAARQEQQLKESFSAKSFQAANLEQYRQQMKEMEESFGTLLQQLPKDTEVPGLLEDITHTGLGSGLEFQSIRLLPEVKREIYIELPIEIVVTGSYHDLGSFVSGVAALPRIVTLHDFSLRPDSNSGLLTARIIAKTYRYKDGAAQ from the coding sequence ATGCCGATCAAGGTCCTTCTGGCGCTGCTGCTGTTTGCAGCACTGCTTGGATCAGGATACTGGTTCTATCTCAAGGAGATGGAGCTTGAGCTGGAGACTGCGGCGCGCCAGGAGCAGCAGTTGAAGGAGAGCTTCTCGGCCAAGTCGTTTCAGGCCGCCAACCTCGAACAGTACCGCCAGCAGATGAAGGAGATGGAGGAGTCATTCGGGACCCTGCTTCAGCAGTTGCCCAAGGATACCGAGGTGCCTGGGCTGCTCGAGGACATCACCCACACCGGGCTCGGTTCCGGACTGGAGTTCCAGAGTATTCGCCTGCTGCCCGAGGTCAAGCGAGAAATCTACATCGAACTGCCGATCGAGATCGTTGTCACCGGCAGCTATCACGATCTGGGCAGCTTCGTCAGTGGTGTGGCCGCATTGCCGCGCATCGTGACTCTGCATGATTTCAGCCTCAGACCCGACAGCAATTCCGGTCTGTTGACGGCGCGTATCATCGCCAAGACCTATCGTTACAAGGATGGGGCAGCACAATGA
- a CDS encoding PilN domain-containing protein — translation MAKINLLPWREALRAERKKRYMIALTVTALVAVLLVLGGSRYIQGEIENQQARNQFMQREIAQLDAQIKEILGLRKRRDELIDRMKVIQSLQGNRPVIVRLVDELVRTLPDGVYYTSLDKQGEQITIQGVAKSNNRVSALMRNFDRSEWFANPNLLGVKAFPEFGEQANSFNLLVQQKNPDAGEAKKQ, via the coding sequence ATGGCCAAGATCAACCTGTTGCCATGGCGGGAAGCGCTGCGTGCCGAGCGTAAAAAACGCTATATGATCGCGCTGACCGTGACCGCGCTGGTCGCGGTGCTGCTGGTGCTGGGGGGCAGTCGCTACATCCAGGGAGAGATCGAGAATCAGCAGGCGCGCAATCAGTTCATGCAGCGTGAGATCGCGCAGCTCGATGCGCAGATCAAGGAGATTCTGGGGTTGAGAAAACGCCGGGACGAGCTGATCGACCGGATGAAAGTGATCCAGTCGCTGCAGGGCAACCGGCCGGTGATCGTGCGGCTGGTCGATGAATTGGTCAGAACATTGCCTGATGGCGTCTACTACACTTCGCTCGATAAACAGGGTGAGCAGATCACCATTCAGGGTGTTGCCAAGTCGAACAATCGGGTCTCGGCGTTGATGCGCAACTTCGACCGTTCCGAGTGGTTTGCCAATCCGAATCTGCTTGGCGTCAAGGCATTTCCCGAATTCGGTGAACAGGCCAACAGCTTCAACCTGCTTGTGCAGCAGAAGAATCCAGACGCTGGCGAAGCGAAGAAGCAATAG
- a CDS encoding pilus assembly protein PilM codes for MFGLFKKKQTPLLGIDISTTAVKLIELSCSSDSYRVESYAVEPLPPSAVVEKSIADVEAVGQAIGRVVSRAKTKARDGVVAVAGSAVITKTIEMDADLTDDERETQISLEADQYIPYPLEEVAIDFEVQGPSESDARKVQVLLAACRHETVEAREAVLAIAGLTPRIVDVEAYAIERAFLLVKDQIDPDARVVAIVDIGATMTTLSVLVEGKTIYTREQLFGGKQLTDEIRRRYGLSEEEAGLGKKQGGLPDEYEDEVLAPFREAAVQQVARSLQFFYASSQHNDIDCLILAGGTSSISGMTELLQQRIGVPTFLANPFLGMTIAPKVNAAALTNDAPALMIACGLALRSFD; via the coding sequence GTGTTTGGTCTGTTCAAAAAGAAGCAAACGCCCCTGCTCGGGATCGACATCAGCACCACGGCGGTCAAACTGATCGAACTGAGCTGCTCCAGTGACAGCTATCGGGTCGAGAGCTATGCGGTCGAGCCATTGCCGCCCAGCGCGGTGGTCGAGAAGAGCATCGCCGATGTCGAGGCGGTGGGGCAGGCCATCGGCAGGGTGGTGTCCCGTGCCAAGACCAAGGCGCGTGATGGCGTGGTGGCAGTGGCTGGATCGGCGGTCATCACCAAGACGATCGAAATGGATGCCGATCTGACCGACGACGAGCGCGAGACCCAGATATCGCTCGAAGCAGACCAGTACATTCCCTATCCGCTCGAAGAGGTGGCCATCGATTTCGAAGTGCAGGGGCCCAGTGAGAGCGACGCCAGAAAGGTGCAGGTGCTGCTGGCCGCCTGTCGTCATGAAACAGTGGAAGCGCGTGAAGCCGTTCTGGCCATTGCCGGACTGACGCCCCGCATCGTCGATGTCGAAGCCTATGCGATAGAGCGTGCCTTTTTGCTGGTCAAGGATCAGATCGACCCTGATGCCCGGGTCGTGGCCATCGTCGACATTGGCGCCACCATGACCACGCTCAGCGTGCTGGTCGAAGGCAAGACCATCTACACCCGCGAACAGCTCTTTGGCGGCAAACAGCTGACTGACGAAATCCGTCGGCGCTATGGACTTTCCGAAGAGGAAGCAGGACTGGGCAAGAAGCAGGGCGGATTGCCTGATGAATATGAAGATGAAGTGCTGGCACCCTTTCGTGAGGCGGCCGTGCAGCAGGTGGCGCGCTCATTGCAATTCTTCTATGCATCGAGCCAGCACAATGACATCGATTGCCTGATTCTGGCAGGTGGAACCTCTTCGATCTCCGGCATGACAGAGCTTCTGCAACAGCGAATCGGTGTTCCCACTTTTCTGGCCAACCCTTTTCTCGGGATGACCATTGCCCCCAAGGTCAATGCCGCCGCGCTGACCAATGACGCGCCCGCCTTGATGATTGCCTGCGGTCTGGCGTTGAGGAGCTTCGACTGA